The Panicum hallii strain FIL2 chromosome 9, PHallii_v3.1, whole genome shotgun sequence genome has a window encoding:
- the LOC112877820 gene encoding uncharacterized protein DDB_G0285291 → MRNHKLAPTTPSSSSKNNKVEQPHLSGAYIRSLVKQLSSSSAARSKDHSTMGAKPHAQPQQEDQQQAQTAPPQQQQQQPHKKQVRRRLHTSRPYQERLLNMAEARREIVTALKIHRASMRQAKEEQQQQQQQLMQLQLQQQEEVHLVQEQSQAATRASAPMSYASYSDYLYNSPFSHFSSPSSYSSPLTYQQTPAPMVNSEHNLDHLVPLPAQPLGLNLSFQGFNSFVGDDTNNSACSFDPPLLQPSPTSSYSVYSSPSVTMASHDLSAVTMENTSLAADASLHRVLDDEEMAAIYLIGEQHDIEWSDTVNLVTSAWWSKLLESIEDKGNGAPGQEVGGAANTTEDPLVHMPGWYEANEQSSSDIPGMHLNDYYHHNVDVSLPGMEIGEIEGWNAEWFS, encoded by the exons ATGAGGAACCACAAGCTAGCTCCTACtaccccttcctcctcctcaaaGAACAACAAAGTGGAGCAGCCACACCTCTCAGGAGCTTACATTAGGAGCCTTGTGAAGCAGCTGAGCTCCTCATCTGCAGCAAGATCCAAAGACCACAGCACCATGGGCGCCAAACCACATGCCCAACCACAGCAAGAAGATCAGCAGCAAGCCCAAACAGcaccaccgcagcagcagcagcagcagccacaCAAGAAGCAGGTGAGGAGGAGGCTGCACACAAGCAGGCCGTACCAGGAGAGGCTGCTCAACATGGCAGAGGCCAGGAGAGAGATTGTCACGGCTCTCAAGATCCATAGGGCCTCCATGAGACAAGCCaaggaggagcagcagcagcagcaacaacaattgATGCAACTGCAGCTGCAGCAACAAGAAGAGGTTCATCTAGTGCAAGAGCAAAGCCAAGCAGCGACTAGAGCTTCTGCTCCTATGAGCTACGCTTCGTATTCCGATTACTTGTACAATTCTCCATTTTCACATTTCAGCAGTCCTAGTAGCTATTCATCCCCACTCACTTACCAGCAGACACCTGCGCCCATGGTTAACTCTGAGCACAATTTAGATCACTTGGTCCCTCTTCCTGCACAGCCACTAGGTCTAAACCTTAGCTTTCAGGGATTCAATAGTTTTGTCGGTGATGATACCAATAACAGTGCTTGTTCTTTCGATCCTCCGTTGCTCCAACCATCACCTACTTCCTCCTACTCAGTCTACTCCTCTCCGTCCGTGACGATGGCAAGCCACGACCTGTCGGCTGTCACCATGGAGAACACTTCACTGGCAGCAGATGCATCACTGCACCGAGTGCTTGATGACGAGGAGATGGCGGCGATCTACTTGATCGGGGAGCAGCACGACATCGAGTGGAGCGACACCGTGAACCTGGTCACGTCAGCATGGTGGAGCAAGCTCCTTGAGAGCATTGAAGACAAAGGCAACGGCGCACCCGGGCAGGAGGTCGGAGGTGCTGCGAACACGACGGAGGATCCATTGGTGCACATGCCCGGTTGGTATGAGGCTAACGAACAAAGTAGCTCTGACATCCCTGGGATGCATTTGAACGACTACTACCACCACAACGTAGATGTCTCCTTGCCCGG TATGGAAATCGGAGAAATCGAAGGATGGAACGCAGAATGGTTCTCTTGA
- the LOC112878070 gene encoding uncharacterized protein LOC112878070, with amino-acid sequence MQKNKTHKPRNRPRRGYKYRKPLRPLSHFPHLPNLFLLLWTTQPERTNQARGEQPAKDTRSTANKGLLFLFFGVQQRGMVEKARTMARKLEIPQWKSGASDGLPSPTSPLDRASPRGWRHREAVGGVGLGILAALEAQPTAAAVPRVSAPVSIARRARLEVSELGCSGRCATSLCGGKSSSGSRPASPGAAFRVAEFLSCCDMCRRPLDGKDIFMYRGERAFCSMECRYHAIVSDEFQEEKERKRRAAAAAVPSAADGLPKKAATAEMSGSPCSGGGGQIFFTTGIVAA; translated from the coding sequence ATGCAGAAAAACAAAACCCACAAACCAAGAAACCGCCCTCGCAGGGGCTACAAATACAGGAAACCGCTCCGGCCTCTCTCCCACTTCCCTCACCTCCCcaacctcttcctcctcctctggaCAACCCAGCCAGAGAGGACAAACCAAGCTAGGGGGGAGCAGCCAGCAAAAGACACCCGGAGCACGGCAAACAAGGGCcttctcttcctcttcttcggCGTCCAGCAGCGAGGCATGGTggagaaggcgaggacgatggcgcgCAAGCTGGAGATCCCGCAGTGGAAGTCCGGCGCGTCCGACGGCCTGCCGTCGCCCACGAGCCCGCTGGACCGCGCGTCGCCCCGGGGGTGGCGCCACCGCGAAGCCGTCGGAGGGGTCGGGCTCGGGATCCTGGCCGCGCTGGAGGCGCAGCCCACTGCCGCCGCGGTGCCGAGGGTATCCGCGCCCGTCTCCatcgcgcgccgcgcgcggcTGGAGGTGTCGGAGCTCGGGTGCAGCGGCCGGTGCGCCACCAGCCTGTGCGGCGGGAAGTCCTCGTCGGGCAGCCGCCCGGCGTCGCCCGGCGCGGCGTTCCGCGTGGCGGAGTTCCTGTCGTGCTGCGACATGTGCCGGCGGCCGCTGGACGGGAAGGACATCTTCATGTACCGCGGCGAGCGCGCCTTCTGCAGCATGGAGTGCCGGTACCACGCCATCGTGAGCGACGAgttccaggaggagaaggagcggaagcgccgcgcggccgccgcagccgtgcccTCCGCCGCCGACGGCCTGCCCAAGAAGGCGGCCACCGCGGAGATGTCCGGGTCGCCAtgcagcggtggcggcgggcaGATCTTCTTCACCACGGGCATCGTCGCCGCCTGA